From a region of the Thiorhodovibrio winogradskyi genome:
- the cmoB gene encoding tRNA 5-methoxyuridine(34)/uridine 5-oxyacetic acid(34) synthase CmoB codes for MVQSVAQIISAPFAPFFAHWQQSGAAAWLPRLRALTQARLQAPRHGDWARWMSLLARLPDIQAHERSFAQPCVGVTSAQPLDAPAHGELRAALMGLHPWRKGPFCLHGVMIDAEWRSDWKWARAAQALGDLDNAMVLDLGCGNGYYGYRALGAGARLVLGIDPGLRFVAQFLAVNHFLRSDRLAVLPLADEDLADQAASVDLLLSMGVLYHRRDPLRHLKILRPLLQSGGRLLLETLVLDVSGDALLEPTGRYAQMRNVYAIPSMTRLQAWLRAAGFRQIELVDLTVTTSAEQRGTDWMRFQSLADFLDPTDLGRTCEGYPAPVRAMLIAQRG; via the coding sequence GTGGTTCAGAGTGTCGCGCAAATCATTTCAGCGCCTTTCGCGCCCTTTTTTGCCCACTGGCAGCAGAGCGGTGCGGCCGCCTGGCTGCCCAGGCTGCGCGCCCTGACGCAAGCGCGGCTGCAAGCGCCCCGGCATGGGGACTGGGCGCGGTGGATGTCGCTGCTTGCGCGGCTGCCGGACATTCAGGCCCATGAGCGCTCTTTTGCTCAGCCCTGCGTCGGGGTCACGTCGGCGCAGCCGCTGGATGCGCCAGCCCATGGCGAACTGCGCGCAGCGCTCATGGGCCTGCATCCCTGGCGCAAAGGTCCCTTCTGTCTGCATGGCGTCATGATTGATGCCGAATGGCGCTCTGATTGGAAGTGGGCGCGCGCCGCCCAAGCGCTCGGCGATCTTGACAATGCCATGGTGCTGGATCTCGGCTGCGGTAATGGCTACTACGGCTATCGCGCCCTCGGCGCTGGCGCGCGCCTGGTGCTGGGCATTGATCCTGGCCTGCGCTTCGTCGCCCAATTTCTCGCGGTCAATCACTTTCTGCGCAGCGACAGGCTTGCTGTGCTGCCCTTGGCCGATGAGGATCTGGCTGATCAAGCCGCGAGTGTGGATTTGCTACTATCCATGGGCGTGCTCTATCACCGCCGCGATCCTTTGCGGCACTTAAAGATTCTGCGGCCCTTGCTACAATCGGGCGGACGGCTGCTGCTGGAGACCCTAGTGCTGGATGTTTCCGGCGATGCGTTGCTGGAACCAACAGGGCGTTATGCGCAAATGCGAAATGTTTATGCCATTCCCAGTATGACGCGCTTGCAAGCCTGGCTGCGCGCGGCTGGATTCCGCCAAATCGAGCTTGTCGATCTGACGGTCACCACCAGTGCCGAGCAGCGCGGCACCGACTGGATGCGCTTTCAGTCCCTGGCCGATTTTCTCGATCCAACAGACCTAGGCCGCACCTGCGAGGGCTATCCCGCACCCGTGCGCGCCATGCTCATTGCACAGAGGGGGTAG
- the crcB gene encoding fluoride efflux transporter CrcB — protein MLGMLQLSAIAAGGALGAVARFALSNGVYRLLGRDFPWGTLAVNLSGSLLMGVLFVLFLERSLVSAEWRAAILIGFLGAFTTFSTFSLETLTLVEQGEVLRAFLNVGASLLLCLGACWLGMVAARAL, from the coding sequence ATGCTCGGTATGTTACAACTCAGTGCCATCGCGGCCGGTGGAGCCCTTGGCGCCGTCGCGCGTTTTGCCCTTTCAAACGGTGTCTATCGTCTGCTTGGGCGCGACTTTCCATGGGGTACTTTGGCTGTCAACCTGAGTGGCTCACTGCTGATGGGCGTGCTCTTCGTGCTCTTTCTTGAACGCAGCCTGGTCTCGGCGGAATGGCGTGCGGCCATTCTCATCGGCTTTCTCGGTGCCTTCACCACCTTCTCCACCTTCTCGCTGGAAACGCTGACGCTGGTGGAACAGGGGGAGGTGCTGCGCGCTTTCCTGAACGTGGGCGCTAGCCTGCTGCTATGCCTTGGTGCCTGCTGGCTCGGCATGGTCGCGGCGCGGGCGCTATGA
- a CDS encoding MiaB/RimO family radical SAM methylthiotransferase — MRIRLETLGCRLNEAEIQRWAREFQALGHSPGASGQDTDRALEQPVDLVVVNTCAVTQEAVRKSRQLLRRVQRQNPRARLIVSGCATALDETGLAATGLDHSGIDLLIGNADKDRLVEIAARELALPIMPATAETSQANPLFARGRQRAFVKIQDGCRHQCTFCVTTIARGPERSRPLADIVAEIQEAAAEGIQEAVLTGVHATGYGADLGCRLEDLIAAVLRDTDIPRLRLGSIEPWGLSEGFWHLFENPRLAPHLHLPLQSGSDRILKRMGRRCDSATYRALIAQARQGITDFNPTTDIIVGFPGESESDWEQTLNAVTENGFGHVHIFSYSPRPGTRAAGMDGQVSAEVKRARTRELNQLAAQLKKATLQANLGRTLPVLFESGLAKAGGAPPCGYTPNYLPVRLESTATPGPRHHDWTNRIAHLTLTGISADGCTLLGMPRAIEARPVNP; from the coding sequence GTGCGTATCCGACTCGAAACACTCGGCTGTCGGCTGAACGAGGCCGAAATCCAGCGCTGGGCGCGGGAGTTCCAGGCTCTGGGGCATAGCCCAGGCGCCTCCGGTCAGGACACCGACCGAGCGCTCGAGCAACCCGTTGATCTTGTCGTGGTCAACACCTGCGCCGTGACCCAGGAGGCGGTACGCAAGTCGCGCCAGCTGCTGCGCCGGGTCCAGCGGCAAAATCCGCGCGCACGCCTGATCGTCAGTGGCTGCGCCACGGCGCTGGATGAAACCGGCCTGGCAGCAACAGGCCTTGACCACAGCGGCATCGACCTGCTCATCGGCAATGCCGACAAAGACCGCCTGGTCGAGATCGCCGCGCGCGAGTTGGCGCTCCCGATCATGCCCGCCACCGCCGAGACCAGCCAGGCCAATCCACTGTTCGCGCGCGGTCGCCAGCGGGCCTTTGTGAAAATTCAGGATGGCTGCCGCCACCAGTGTACCTTCTGCGTCACCACCATCGCCCGTGGTCCCGAACGCAGTCGGCCACTGGCGGACATTGTCGCCGAGATCCAAGAGGCAGCCGCCGAGGGCATCCAGGAGGCCGTGCTGACCGGCGTGCATGCCACCGGCTATGGCGCTGACCTGGGCTGCCGGCTTGAGGATCTGATCGCCGCCGTGCTGCGGGACACCGACATCCCCCGTCTGCGCCTCGGCTCGATCGAGCCCTGGGGCCTGAGCGAAGGCTTCTGGCACCTATTCGAGAACCCGCGCCTGGCGCCCCACCTGCATCTGCCGCTGCAAAGTGGCTCTGATCGCATTCTCAAGCGCATGGGCCGACGCTGCGACAGTGCCACCTATCGCGCACTCATTGCCCAGGCACGCCAAGGCATCACCGACTTCAACCCAACAACCGACATCATCGTTGGCTTTCCTGGGGAGAGCGAGTCGGACTGGGAACAGACCTTGAACGCAGTCACCGAGAACGGCTTCGGCCATGTCCATATTTTTTCCTACTCACCACGCCCCGGCACCCGCGCCGCCGGAATGGACGGGCAGGTGTCGGCCGAGGTGAAGCGCGCCCGCACCCGAGAACTGAACCAACTTGCCGCGCAGCTGAAAAAAGCGACATTGCAGGCAAACCTTGGGCGCACCCTGCCAGTGCTGTTCGAAAGCGGCCTGGCCAAAGCTGGCGGCGCACCACCCTGCGGTTACACACCCAATTATCTGCCAGTGCGGCTCGAGAGCACGGCGACGCCTGGACCACGGCACCATGACTGGACCAATCGCATCGCACACCTGACACTGACCGGCATCAGCGCCGATGGCTGCACATTGCTTGGCATGCCGCGCGCCATCGAGGCCAGGCCAGTGAATCCCTAG
- a CDS encoding Hsp20/alpha crystallin family protein encodes MTTNTFPTRQPKARLLSASLLCALPFATIFGTSVAQTTPANAPSGAATFPTSQPAPVGPAYGSGYGPGHGSPYGTPYGSVNGPVHTQGMAGTAGTYPLPSSHGMVTPPNYQSNYPYSYPSGYGPGQGSPYAGPGFHGPTHARSGHAGSIDTRPGQSRAGARPMPELIQDITDEGYRLTIRLNPNQKPEDIKIVPRGRGLLISSVRESYTSSEQEDQNGRGYRRSFSFSSGRFQRHLRVPPDANPGAMTRTDKEDKVVIILPRR; translated from the coding sequence ATGACCACCAATACCTTTCCCACCCGTCAGCCCAAGGCCCGCCTGTTATCCGCCAGCCTGCTGTGCGCCCTGCCCTTCGCCACCATCTTCGGAACCAGTGTGGCGCAAACCACGCCGGCCAATGCCCCGTCGGGCGCGGCAACCTTCCCGACCAGCCAGCCAGCGCCTGTCGGGCCGGCTTATGGGTCTGGTTATGGACCCGGTCATGGAAGTCCTTATGGAACCCCTTATGGAAGCGTCAATGGACCGGTTCACACCCAGGGCATGGCCGGAACAGCAGGCACTTATCCCTTGCCGTCCTCCCACGGGATGGTCACTCCGCCAAACTACCAATCCAACTATCCTTACAGCTATCCGTCCGGCTACGGGCCCGGCCAGGGATCTCCTTACGCCGGCCCCGGCTTTCACGGACCCACTCATGCCAGATCCGGTCATGCCGGTTCTATTGATACCAGGCCAGGTCAATCAAGAGCGGGCGCGCGCCCGATGCCGGAACTCATCCAGGACATCACCGACGAGGGCTATCGGCTGACCATCCGACTGAATCCCAACCAAAAACCCGAGGATATCAAGATCGTGCCACGCGGGCGCGGCCTGTTGATCAGCAGCGTGCGAGAAAGCTACACCAGCTCTGAGCAGGAGGACCAAAACGGGCGTGGTTATCGTCGCAGTTTTAGCTTCTCGAGTGGTCGCTTCCAGCGCCACCTGAGGGTACCGCCCGATGCCAATCCCGGCGCCATGACGCGCACCGACAAAGAGGACAAGGTCGTCATCATCCTGCCACGACGCTGA
- the speE gene encoding polyamine aminopropyltransferase yields MLNPEEWFTEIVEDSGSAFSLRIKSKLHEEQTPYQSIEVYDTEGFGQLMVIDGFTMLSSRDNFLYHEMLSHPVLFTHEAPRHVAIIGGGDCGTLREVLKHQDIEVAVQIDIDERVTRVAEQFFPELTACNQDPRATLLFEDGIAWIRHVERASLDVIIIDSTDPVGPAEGLFTADFYRDCLAALAPGGLLVQQSESPLYHMDIIRGMHTDLASAGFADQRTLFFPQTIYPSGWWSATMAAKERSLDAWRRDAAESRGFATQYYNAAVHQAALAAPQFFVDAMAEAPA; encoded by the coding sequence ATGCTGAATCCAGAGGAATGGTTCACCGAGATCGTCGAAGACTCGGGCAGCGCTTTTTCATTGCGCATCAAGAGCAAGCTGCATGAAGAGCAAACGCCCTACCAGAGCATTGAGGTTTACGACACCGAGGGCTTCGGCCAACTCATGGTGATCGACGGCTTCACCATGCTGAGCAGCCGGGATAATTTTCTTTATCACGAAATGCTCTCGCATCCAGTGCTCTTCACCCACGAGGCCCCACGCCATGTCGCCATCATCGGCGGTGGCGACTGCGGCACCCTGAGGGAAGTGCTCAAACACCAGGATATTGAGGTCGCGGTGCAAATCGACATCGACGAGCGCGTGACCCGGGTGGCCGAGCAGTTTTTCCCTGAACTCACGGCTTGCAATCAAGATCCGCGCGCCACCTTGCTGTTCGAGGACGGCATCGCCTGGATCCGCCATGTCGAGCGGGCCAGCCTGGATGTGATTATCATCGACAGCACCGACCCGGTCGGCCCGGCCGAGGGGCTGTTCACCGCCGACTTCTACCGTGATTGCCTGGCCGCCCTGGCCCCCGGCGGCCTGCTGGTGCAACAGAGCGAGTCCCCGCTGTATCACATGGACATCATCCGCGGCATGCATACCGACCTGGCCAGCGCTGGCTTCGCCGACCAGCGCACCTTGTTTTTTCCACAGACCATTTACCCTTCCGGCTGGTGGAGCGCGACCATGGCCGCCAAGGAGCGCAGCCTGGATGCGTGGCGCCGGGACGCGGCCGAGTCACGCGGCTTCGCCACCCAGTACTACAACGCGGCCGTGCATCAAGCGGCCTTGGCGGCGCCTCAGTTCTTTGTCGATGCCATGGCCGAGGCGCCCGCCTGA
- a CDS encoding ArsR/SmtB family transcription factor, translating to MSEQTTEQQPRNSAPGTLNPVRPGAENATLTANALKAMAHPLRWKILCSLGDRELSVGEIVERTGTSQSNISQHLEQLRNKNIVISRKDANRIFYRIRNSQLLELIGIMRDVLCPANLDDHYPR from the coding sequence ATGAGCGAGCAAACGACCGAGCAACAACCGAGGAATTCCGCCCCAGGGACTCTCAACCCGGTGCGCCCAGGAGCGGAGAACGCCACCCTGACCGCCAATGCGCTCAAAGCCATGGCGCATCCGCTGCGGTGGAAAATTCTCTGCTCGCTCGGTGATCGCGAACTCTCGGTCGGTGAGATCGTCGAGCGCACCGGCACCTCGCAGAGCAATATCTCTCAGCACCTTGAGCAATTGCGCAACAAGAATATTGTGATCTCGCGCAAGGACGCCAACCGGATTTTCTATCGTATCCGCAATAGCCAACTCTTGGAGCTGATTGGCATCATGCGCGACGTGCTCTGTCCCGCCAATCTTGACGACCACTACCCGCGTTAA
- a CDS encoding response regulator → MPATPGYKVLIVDDHQHNLYTLRTLIEKHLEAEVLEAACGREAIDITLDQRDIDLIILDVQMPEMDGFQTASLLKLRKRTRDIPIIFLTAAFKSEEFQQRGFAVGAVDYLLKPIDDLLLINKISTYFRLIEKERGLNRILEQKVAERTAQLEREKQYSERIITHMGEALLVLNPQGEITFANPAARAMLDYQIDDLIGMAIGDVFEEEGDEEAGAFMGTWLEALIRTGALSKIDARFIARDGSRVPILFSRTALLDPSGQISDIICIAKNMTGYIRVPDTPEPDEPEKRQLAERYQEHQAAGASEPTTSDRHTNTAWA, encoded by the coding sequence ATGCCCGCCACACCTGGCTACAAGGTACTGATTGTCGATGACCATCAGCACAACCTCTACACCCTGCGCACCCTGATCGAAAAGCATCTGGAGGCCGAGGTACTGGAGGCGGCTTGCGGACGCGAGGCGATCGACATCACCCTTGATCAGCGCGACATCGATCTGATCATCCTAGATGTCCAGATGCCGGAGATGGACGGCTTTCAGACCGCCTCCTTGCTCAAGCTGCGCAAGCGTACCCGGGATATTCCCATTATTTTCCTGACCGCCGCCTTTAAGTCCGAAGAGTTCCAGCAACGCGGCTTTGCCGTGGGCGCGGTGGATTATCTGCTCAAACCCATTGACGATCTGCTGCTGATCAACAAAATCAGCACCTATTTCCGGCTCATCGAGAAGGAGCGCGGACTCAATCGCATCCTGGAGCAAAAAGTCGCCGAGCGCACCGCCCAACTGGAGCGCGAGAAACAATACAGCGAGCGCATCATCACCCACATGGGCGAGGCGCTGCTGGTGCTAAATCCGCAAGGCGAGATCACATTCGCCAACCCCGCCGCCCGTGCGATGCTCGACTATCAGATTGATGATCTCATCGGCATGGCCATTGGCGACGTGTTCGAAGAAGAAGGCGACGAGGAAGCTGGCGCCTTCATGGGCACTTGGCTGGAGGCGCTGATCCGCACCGGCGCGCTCAGCAAGATCGACGCCCGCTTTATCGCCCGGGATGGCTCACGCGTACCCATATTGTTTTCACGCACCGCCCTACTGGACCCGAGCGGGCAAATCAGCGACATTATCTGCATCGCCAAGAACATGACCGGTTATATTCGGGTGCCAGACACACCGGAACCAGACGAACCGGAAAAACGGCAGCTGGCAGAGCGGTATCAGGAGCACCAGGCGGCGGGGGCGAGCGAACCGACGACCAGCGACCGCCACACCAATACCGCTTGGGCTTGA
- a CDS encoding ATP-binding response regulator: MKLRYYILALLLLFGLVPLMLALVINLPLVVERTTIFYQKAYLQNLRADFRDLDQHLASRDEIIRLLAKLPDPGILLGTANSEQQVDLARARYTSWINQMLSDQGDIIEIQFLDAQGQERFWLERDAQDRRWRPTPSPPEPPNLGFSNAAIKLQPGEVMVSRIRVNPYAGSRDPRHLLTLQLASPIGEPVKPGEPAQGLLLMTVDVGGLAQFYRNTLWVHHSGSYLQPGQPISDAPQAFSDFPGLEQLFAEGKLALSKSTAGEPYLWVPMFQTEDGLPLWVGRPVDSSPIADFRNTLIVRVLSIVLVLVLAVMAIARAIARRAEHFGRELTTGVQHILRAGEPLQLHWRGPFEVRELGEQLSALSRSHSEHIATERQHMRELERSNRYKSEFLANVSHELRTPLNAILLLSKMLADQESGLEGEQRRQAQVIHEASRDLRGLIDNILDISRIEAGQVAMHLEWVDLPSMLEELVNLTEAIFTTKGLALDLDIAPNVPSRIYSDRDKIRQIIKNFLSNAAKFTHQGRVLITAEAHGDPRYPVAISVSDTGIGIAPGKEEIIFDAFQQADGSTRRRYGGTGLGLSISRELAGLLNGKISVDSALGQGSRFTLALPLSLAPDQPDGPDGMEIIESHGAPISTHLMPVNDDSMDDDMPNDMPDDSLDDSRENRDSPAPGQPRRSAEDRAKNQDTSKAIKAIRRRLEQADLGPRWILLLERDIQSLLNLTAYLKDFGLRVQTAADVDEALEALNEDPDCALILFAALPDPGRTCDSIARLQADQAGAQLPVIVMGAPEDDALQGYVAAGATAFFSKPLAAEDLIELIDRLIAREAESDGHGDAPP; this comes from the coding sequence ATGAAACTCCGCTACTACATCCTCGCGCTGTTGTTGCTCTTTGGCTTGGTGCCGCTGATGCTGGCCTTGGTGATCAATCTGCCGCTGGTGGTGGAGCGCACCACCATCTTCTACCAAAAGGCCTATTTGCAGAACCTGCGCGCGGATTTTCGCGATCTTGACCAGCATCTGGCCAGTCGCGATGAAATCATCCGACTGCTGGCCAAGTTGCCAGACCCCGGAATCCTGCTCGGCACCGCCAACAGCGAGCAGCAGGTCGATCTTGCCCGCGCACGCTATACCAGCTGGATCAACCAGATGCTGTCCGATCAGGGCGACATCATTGAAATTCAGTTTCTCGACGCCCAGGGCCAGGAGCGCTTCTGGCTGGAGCGCGATGCGCAAGACCGTCGCTGGCGTCCGACCCCAAGCCCGCCCGAGCCACCCAATCTGGGTTTTAGCAATGCCGCCATCAAACTCCAGCCCGGCGAGGTCATGGTCAGCCGGATTCGAGTCAATCCCTATGCCGGTAGCCGCGATCCGCGCCATCTGCTGACCCTGCAACTGGCGAGCCCCATCGGCGAGCCAGTCAAGCCGGGCGAACCCGCGCAGGGTCTGCTGCTGATGACAGTGGATGTGGGCGGTCTGGCCCAGTTTTACCGCAATACGCTCTGGGTGCATCACAGCGGCAGCTATCTGCAACCCGGCCAGCCCATCAGCGACGCCCCCCAGGCCTTCAGCGATTTTCCCGGCTTGGAGCAGCTGTTTGCCGAGGGCAAGCTGGCGCTGTCAAAATCCACCGCTGGCGAGCCCTATCTGTGGGTGCCCATGTTCCAGACCGAGGACGGGCTGCCCCTGTGGGTTGGCCGACCGGTGGATTCCTCGCCCATTGCCGATTTTCGCAACACCCTGATTGTGCGCGTCCTGTCCATTGTGCTGGTGCTGGTACTAGCGGTCATGGCGATCGCGCGGGCCATCGCGCGCCGCGCCGAGCACTTTGGGCGCGAGCTGACCACCGGCGTGCAGCACATTCTGCGCGCGGGCGAACCCTTGCAGCTCCACTGGCGCGGCCCCTTCGAGGTGCGCGAGCTTGGCGAGCAGCTCAGTGCTCTGTCGCGCTCCCACTCCGAGCACATCGCGACCGAGCGCCAGCACATGCGCGAACTCGAGCGCTCCAACCGCTATAAGTCGGAGTTTCTGGCCAATGTCAGCCATGAGTTGCGCACGCCGCTCAATGCCATTTTGCTGCTGTCGAAAATGCTCGCCGACCAGGAATCCGGCCTGGAGGGCGAGCAACGCCGCCAGGCGCAGGTGATTCACGAGGCCAGCCGCGATCTTCGCGGGCTGATTGACAATATTCTGGATATCTCGCGGATTGAGGCCGGACAGGTGGCCATGCATCTGGAATGGGTGGATCTGCCCTCGATGCTCGAGGAACTGGTCAATCTGACCGAGGCCATTTTCACCACCAAGGGGTTGGCGCTGGATTTGGACATCGCGCCCAATGTGCCAAGCCGCATTTACAGCGACCGCGACAAAATTCGCCAGATCATCAAGAACTTTCTGTCCAACGCGGCCAAGTTCACCCATCAGGGCCGGGTGCTGATCACCGCCGAGGCGCATGGCGATCCTCGCTACCCGGTGGCCATCAGCGTGAGCGACACCGGCATCGGCATCGCGCCCGGCAAGGAGGAGATCATTTTCGATGCCTTCCAACAGGCGGATGGCTCGACCCGGCGCCGCTATGGCGGCACCGGTCTGGGACTGTCCATCAGCCGCGAGTTGGCCGGACTGCTGAATGGCAAAATATCGGTCGACAGCGCCCTGGGTCAGGGCAGTCGCTTCACCCTGGCGCTGCCACTGTCGCTCGCCCCCGATCAGCCCGATGGCCCCGATGGTATGGAGATCATCGAGAGCCATGGCGCCCCCATCAGCACCCACCTGATGCCGGTCAATGACGACAGCATGGACGATGACATGCCAAACGACATGCCAGATGACTCCCTGGATGACTCTCGCGAAAATAGAGACAGTCCCGCACCGGGCCAGCCGCGACGCAGCGCGGAAGATCGCGCCAAAAACCAGGACACCAGCAAGGCGATCAAGGCCATCAGGCGCCGGCTGGAACAGGCCGATCTTGGCCCACGCTGGATTCTGTTGCTGGAACGCGATATTCAAAGCCTGCTCAATCTCACCGCCTATCTGAAAGACTTCGGCCTGCGGGTACAAACGGCTGCGGATGTCGATGAGGCGCTCGAAGCCCTGAACGAGGATCCCGACTGCGCCCTGATTCTCTTTGCTGCCCTACCCGACCCCGGGCGCACCTGTGATAGCATCGCGCGCTTGCAAGCCGATCAGGCCGGCGCCCAACTTCCAGTGATCGTGATGGGAGCGCCCGAGGATGATGCCCTGCAGGGCTATGTCGCCGCGGGCGCCACGGCCTTTTTCAGCAAACCCCTTGCGGCGGAGGATCTGATCGAGCTGATTGATCGCCTGATCGCGCGGGAAGCCGAGTCGGATGGCCATGGTGACGCGCCGCCATGA
- a CDS encoding low molecular weight protein-tyrosine-phosphatase: MTDTTNTKQDRIRVLFVCMGNICRSPTAQGVFRQLVEQAGLADRIEIDSAGTHAYHVGEPPDRRATETARRRGINLSDLRARRATVEDFHAFDYVLAMDRDNFRDLSELCPPGLSNRLKLFMDFAPQAPVREVPDPYYGGPSGFDRVLDLVEAASAGLLKDIRRRL; encoded by the coding sequence ATGACTGACACAACCAATACCAAGCAAGATAGGATTCGCGTGCTTTTTGTCTGCATGGGCAATATCTGTCGTTCCCCGACAGCCCAGGGCGTCTTTCGCCAGCTTGTCGAGCAAGCGGGGCTGGCTGATCGCATCGAGATCGACTCCGCCGGCACCCATGCCTACCATGTTGGCGAGCCGCCGGATCGGCGTGCGACCGAGACCGCCAGAAGGCGCGGAATCAATCTCAGCGATCTGCGCGCCCGGCGCGCAACCGTGGAGGACTTTCATGCCTTCGACTATGTGCTGGCAATGGACAGGGACAACTTCCGTGATCTCAGCGAGTTATGCCCGCCGGGGCTGAGCAACAGGCTTAAGCTTTTCATGGACTTTGCTCCCCAGGCACCGGTGCGCGAGGTGCCCGACCCCTACTACGGTGGACCAAGCGGCTTCGACCGGGTGCTGGATCTGGTGGAGGCGGCCAGCGCCGGGTTGCTGAAGGACATCCGCCGCCGGTTGTAA
- a CDS encoding ATP-binding protein produces the protein MMDAVLRQLRRWSDVFGTDLYVHYSAAYVWQANQFGHSFIGLFLALVGANLSGKPIATLGVLSALYAVKELLDYAMAVRLSNPLFPANRAQVAADGLVDWSFVTLGAALGALSQAGNPGSASLPVILAAAALLGFFLLVRQPYLRQKRAFDRSGLPYFSRLANYPLERLAGQSGTDPCLSQILLAFLRQAPQAMQQLIITGAPGSGRTSLASAIGGEATAAETRVRYLTGARLLGKSAAPCEPRAAPEQPWSLREADLVIIDELAPLLRDVEGRSQIEPVLARLFGESRADEPSSPLSRPNCDQPDQASRSLAQMRLVWVIDDPLLAELFCTKLRQRFADLRLDMIALGAVGAAGEPAPLHEGQ, from the coding sequence ATGATGGATGCCGTACTGCGCCAACTGCGGCGCTGGTCCGATGTTTTTGGAACAGACCTCTATGTCCACTACTCCGCGGCCTATGTCTGGCAGGCCAACCAGTTCGGGCACAGCTTCATCGGCTTGTTTCTGGCCCTTGTCGGCGCCAACCTGAGCGGCAAACCCATTGCCACTCTGGGCGTACTCAGCGCCCTGTACGCCGTGAAAGAACTCTTGGATTACGCCATGGCCGTGCGTCTGAGCAACCCGCTGTTCCCCGCCAATCGCGCTCAAGTCGCCGCCGACGGCCTGGTTGACTGGAGCTTTGTCACCCTGGGCGCCGCACTTGGCGCCCTGAGCCAAGCTGGCAATCCGGGTTCGGCCAGCCTGCCCGTCATCCTGGCAGCGGCCGCCCTGCTGGGCTTTTTTTTGCTGGTGCGACAACCTTATCTGCGCCAAAAGCGTGCCTTCGACCGCTCTGGGCTGCCCTATTTCAGCCGCCTAGCCAATTACCCGCTTGAACGCCTTGCTGGTCAGTCGGGCACTGACCCCTGTCTATCCCAGATTCTCCTGGCCTTCCTGCGGCAAGCGCCCCAGGCCATGCAGCAGCTGATCATCACCGGCGCGCCGGGCTCCGGACGTACCTCGCTGGCCAGCGCCATTGGCGGTGAGGCAACAGCCGCTGAAACACGGGTGCGTTACTTGACTGGGGCACGGCTGCTCGGCAAAAGCGCGGCTCCCTGCGAGCCACGGGCCGCGCCCGAACAGCCATGGTCCCTGCGCGAGGCGGATCTTGTGATTATCGATGAACTCGCCCCGCTGCTGCGCGATGTCGAAGGCCGCTCGCAAATCGAGCCAGTGCTCGCGCGTCTGTTCGGGGAGAGCCGCGCTGATGAACCCAGCAGCCCTCTGTCGCGTCCAAACTGCGACCAGCCGGACCAAGCCAGCCGGTCCCTAGCCCAGATGCGGCTGGTCTGGGTGATTGATGACCCACTCCTCGCCGAGCTTTTTTGCACCAAACTCCGGCAGCGCTTCGCCGACTTGCGCCTTGACATGATAGCGCTTGGCGCGGTTGGCGCGGCTGGCGAGCCAGCGCCCCTCCATGAAGGACAATAA